In Sphingomonas sp., a single window of DNA contains:
- a CDS encoding diacylglycerol kinase family protein, with amino-acid sequence MAFKSAAMVVNTKSRHGQDWFDRACARFGEQDMPVDAHAVDDPDRLEKVLDEVLAKKPELVILGGGDGTISGLVDKLVGKGVTLGVLPLGTANSFARSLGIALDVDGAIDAILQGRPKRIDLGMIDDDYYASTAAIGLSPQIAETVPHNAKRWFGRMGYLSWAALQFVKFRPFTVIVGEGANAQRLRAVEVRISNGPFHGGTELVDEAGVASGEIVVQVVKGPTKSRLVRNWAASVLRLEARKEDTVTFRGTSLRVATEPSLPISIDGEVLAKTPVTAKVAPAVIEVMVPVSD; translated from the coding sequence ATGGCATTCAAATCGGCGGCGATGGTCGTCAACACCAAGTCCCGTCACGGCCAGGACTGGTTCGACCGCGCCTGCGCCCGCTTTGGCGAGCAGGACATGCCCGTCGACGCCCATGCCGTCGACGACCCCGATCGGCTGGAGAAGGTACTCGACGAAGTGCTGGCGAAGAAGCCCGAGCTGGTGATCCTGGGCGGTGGCGATGGCACGATCAGCGGGCTGGTCGACAAGCTGGTGGGCAAGGGCGTGACGCTGGGGGTGCTGCCGCTCGGCACCGCGAACAGCTTCGCGCGCTCGCTCGGCATCGCACTCGATGTCGACGGCGCGATAGACGCGATCCTGCAGGGGCGGCCGAAGCGGATCGACCTCGGCATGATCGACGACGATTATTACGCCAGCACCGCCGCGATCGGTCTCTCGCCGCAGATCGCCGAGACCGTGCCGCACAACGCCAAGCGCTGGTTCGGGCGGATGGGCTATCTCAGCTGGGCGGCGCTGCAGTTCGTCAAGTTCCGTCCGTTCACGGTGATCGTCGGCGAGGGTGCGAATGCGCAGCGCCTGCGCGCAGTCGAGGTGCGGATCTCGAACGGGCCGTTCCATGGGGGCACCGAACTGGTCGACGAGGCCGGCGTCGCCTCGGGCGAGATCGTCGTCCAGGTGGTGAAGGGCCCGACCAAGTCGCGGCTGGTGCGCAACTGGGCGGCGTCGGTGCTGCGGCTCGAAGCGCGCAAGGAGGACACAGTGACGTTCCGTGGCACGTCGCTGCGGGTGGCGACCGAGCCGTCGCTGCCGATCTCGATCGACGGCGAAGTGCTGGCCAAGACGCCGGTGACGGCCAAAGTCGCGCCGGCGGTGATAGAGGTGATGGTGCCGGTTTCCGACTAG
- a CDS encoding valine--tRNA ligase, with the protein MTELPKTFDPAEIESRWYAHWEDEGLFRPERKGAEPWTIVNPPPNVTGSLHIGHALDNTLQDILVRHARLKGKDARWVVGTDHAGIATQMVVERQLNAAGQKRTDFTREAFVDKVWEWKAESGGQITGQLRRLGCSMDWANERFTMDEGFSKAVLKVFVELHRQGLLYRDKRLVNWDPGLGTAISDLEVETKEVRGNFWHLRYPLADGSGFIQVATTRPETMLADMAVAVHPEDERYKALIGKQVKLPITGRLIPIVGDEHADPALGSGAVKITPGHDFNDFEVGVRAGIKAGEMLNMLDAKAAICQTQDGLVPAELVGLDRFEARKAIVARLKDEGFLVPFIDKEGAEHDAEPRTIQTPYGDRSGQVIEPWLTDQWYVDAATLAKPAIKAVRSGATKIVPKSWEKTYFNWMENIQPWCVSRQLWWGHRIPAWFDADGKAYVAETEEEARAQAGEGVALTRDPDVLDTWFSSALWPFATLGWPENSDPTLGGRYSNDVLISGFDILFFWDARMMMQGLHFMKEVPFKTLYLHGLVRAADGQKMSKSKGNTVDPLGMIDKYGADALRFFMAAMESQGRDIKMDEKRLEGYRNFATKLWNAARFCQANGIAASKHLEAPTAELAVNRWVIAETIATVQALDLALADLRFDEAANGIYQFVWSRFCDWYLELIKPVLQGEGVAAADAEETRAVAGWALDQILVMLHPFMPFITEELWSKMGPRDHDLIVAKWPMADARALDPSAAQEIDWLIRLVNEIRAARTELNVPPGARLALHIRDASAETVARLARQEAALGRLGRVDQAQGDAPAGGALQLVVDEATFVMPLGDVVDLEAERARLTKAIAAAAKERDGLAGRLGNPSFVERAKPEAVEKARADHAEKAAEAERLSAALARLG; encoded by the coding sequence ATGACCGAACTCCCCAAGACCTTCGACCCCGCCGAAATCGAATCCCGCTGGTACGCCCATTGGGAAGACGAAGGCCTGTTCCGCCCCGAGCGCAAGGGCGCCGAGCCCTGGACGATCGTCAACCCGCCGCCCAACGTGACGGGCAGCCTGCACATCGGCCACGCGCTCGACAACACGCTGCAGGACATCCTCGTCCGCCACGCGCGGCTGAAGGGCAAGGACGCACGCTGGGTGGTCGGCACCGACCATGCCGGCATCGCGACGCAGATGGTGGTCGAGCGCCAGCTCAATGCCGCGGGGCAGAAGCGCACCGACTTCACCCGCGAGGCGTTCGTCGACAAGGTGTGGGAGTGGAAGGCCGAGAGCGGCGGCCAGATCACCGGCCAGCTGCGCCGGCTCGGCTGCTCGATGGACTGGGCGAACGAGCGCTTCACCATGGACGAGGGCTTCTCCAAGGCCGTCCTCAAGGTGTTCGTCGAGCTCCACCGCCAGGGCCTGCTCTATCGCGACAAAAGGCTGGTGAACTGGGATCCGGGCCTCGGCACCGCGATCTCCGACCTCGAGGTCGAGACCAAGGAAGTCCGCGGCAATTTCTGGCACCTGCGCTATCCGCTCGCGGACGGCTCGGGCTTCATCCAGGTCGCGACGACGCGGCCCGAGACGATGCTGGCCGACATGGCGGTCGCCGTGCACCCCGAGGACGAACGCTACAAGGCGCTGATCGGCAAACAGGTCAAGCTGCCGATCACCGGCCGCCTGATCCCGATCGTCGGCGACGAGCATGCCGATCCGGCGCTCGGCTCGGGCGCGGTGAAGATCACGCCGGGGCATGATTTCAACGACTTCGAGGTGGGTGTTCGCGCGGGCATCAAGGCCGGCGAGATGCTCAACATGCTCGATGCCAAGGCGGCGATCTGCCAGACCCAGGACGGGCTGGTGCCCGCCGAGCTGGTCGGGCTCGACCGCTTCGAGGCGCGCAAGGCGATTGTCGCGCGGCTGAAGGACGAGGGCTTCCTCGTACCCTTCATCGACAAGGAAGGCGCCGAGCACGACGCCGAGCCGCGCACCATCCAGACGCCCTATGGCGATCGTTCGGGCCAGGTGATCGAGCCGTGGCTGACCGACCAATGGTATGTCGATGCCGCGACGCTCGCCAAGCCGGCGATCAAGGCGGTCCGCTCGGGCGCGACGAAGATCGTGCCGAAGAGCTGGGAAAAGACCTATTTCAACTGGATGGAGAACATCCAGCCCTGGTGCGTCAGCCGCCAGCTCTGGTGGGGGCATCGCATCCCGGCCTGGTTCGATGCGGACGGCAAAGCCTATGTCGCCGAGACCGAGGAAGAGGCGCGGGCGCAGGCGGGCGAGGGCGTTGCGCTCACCCGCGATCCCGACGTGCTCGACACCTGGTTCTCCTCGGCGCTGTGGCCGTTCGCGACGCTCGGCTGGCCGGAGAATAGCGACCCGACGCTCGGCGGTCGCTACTCGAACGACGTGCTCATTTCCGGCTTCGACATCCTGTTCTTCTGGGATGCGCGGATGATGATGCAGGGTTTGCACTTCATGAAGGAAGTGCCGTTCAAGACCTTGTATCTGCACGGACTTGTCCGCGCGGCCGACGGCCAGAAGATGTCCAAGTCCAAGGGCAACACGGTCGATCCGCTCGGCATGATCGACAAATACGGCGCCGATGCGTTGCGCTTCTTCATGGCGGCGATGGAAAGCCAGGGCCGCGACATCAAGATGGATGAGAAGCGGCTCGAGGGTTATCGCAACTTCGCGACCAAGCTGTGGAACGCCGCGCGCTTCTGCCAGGCCAACGGCATCGCGGCGAGCAAGCATCTTGAGGCGCCGACTGCAGAACTGGCGGTAAACCGCTGGGTTATCGCGGAAACCATTGCGACGGTGCAGGCGCTGGATCTGGCGCTGGCCGATCTCCGCTTCGACGAGGCGGCGAACGGCATTTACCAGTTCGTCTGGAGCCGCTTCTGCGACTGGTATCTCGAGCTGATCAAGCCGGTGCTGCAGGGCGAGGGCGTTGCTGCTGCGGACGCGGAAGAGACCCGCGCTGTCGCCGGCTGGGCGCTCGACCAGATCCTCGTCATGCTCCACCCGTTCATGCCCTTCATCACCGAAGAGCTGTGGTCGAAGATGGGCCCGCGCGACCACGACCTGATCGTCGCCAAGTGGCCGATGGCGGATGCGCGGGCGCTCGATCCGTCGGCGGCGCAGGAGATCGACTGGCTGATCCGGCTGGTGAACGAGATCCGCGCGGCGCGGACCGAGCTCAACGTGCCGCCGGGCGCGCGTCTGGCGCTGCACATCCGCGATGCGTCGGCGGAGACGGTTGCGCGTCTGGCGCGGCAGGAAGCGGCATTGGGCCGCCTTGGTCGCGTCGACCAAGCGCAGGGCGATGCGCCGGCCGGCGGCGCGCTGCAACTCGTCGTCGACGAAGCGACGTTCGTGATGCCGCTGGGCGATGTGGTCGATCTGGAGGCCGAGCGTGCCCGCCTCACCAAGGCGATTGCCGCGGCCGCGAAGGAGCGCGATGGGCTTGCCGGGCGTCTCGGCAATCCGAGCTTCGTCGAGCGGGCCAAGCCCGAGGCGGTCGAGAAGGCGCGGGCGGATCATGCCGAGAAGGCGGCCGAGGCCGAGCGGCTATCGGCGGCGCTGGCGCGGTTGGGGTAA
- a CDS encoding response regulator: MQGPRNILIVEDEPLIAMMLEDFLDALDRVPAGTADNVAEALDRIGAGGIDAAILDVNLRGGEQSWPIADRLAELGIPFVLATGGADDSIAQSHRDRPVLSKPFTLDRVDKVLSNLS, from the coding sequence ATGCAGGGTCCGCGTAACATTCTCATCGTCGAAGACGAGCCGTTGATCGCCATGATGCTCGAGGATTTCCTCGATGCGCTTGACCGCGTGCCCGCGGGCACTGCCGACAATGTCGCCGAGGCGCTCGACCGGATCGGCGCCGGCGGTATCGACGCGGCAATCCTCGACGTCAATTTGCGCGGCGGCGAGCAGAGCTGGCCGATCGCCGACAGGCTCGCCGAGCTGGGCATCCCGTTCGTGCTCGCGACCGGCGGTGCCGACGACAGCATTGCGCAATCGCATCGCGACCGCCCGGTGCTGTCCAAGCCGTTCACGCTGGACCGTGTCGACAAGGTGCTCAGCAACCTTAGCTGA
- a CDS encoding response regulator translates to MASLPDAELPKPSLLLPIAAVVVTGVAAAGVILASLNDRVIAMGFLAAALLAAGVMLAMGRLFRSPTTSIERYTDWAIAHALASASDDALAVTDRSGRLVCANPRYEALFGGWPTPPSLPIGEDGERALGACARAAWRDGESRCSDIQVFGAQVAVRVVRVGDESLVWRFIGIHALDLAVQVQGLLAGPTGDRLGGAGVMVVLVAPDGRIRSANRVFRYRALGSADAITDGRDFARLLITDSIGQVRFEREGMEGTPLRVLQIPFLEGDEAPLLVALLDEEPTAIASPALAGSASAHVHSLISLLPTGLALIDRDGRFLTMNDAFVRTARVHPAAPPLYPGDLVVREDKATLADAVRRFAGGAPQSLEITVRLKDAAEEPVAITIAGARGLGDAAVLLSLRDSGEEGKLKRQIAQATKMQAVGQLAGGVAHDFNNILTAIIGHCDLMLMRHSPGDSDYDDIQQIRANSNRAASLTRQLLAFSRQQTLRPQVLQLPDIISEVSNLLKRLLGETVSLDVKHGRNLGPVRADPGQLEQVVVNLAVNARDSMISKNPSGGGSLTIETLAVSSADVRRMDDDVLPVGDYTALRISDTGTGIPPEILPKIWEPFFTTKEVGKGTGLGLSTVYGIIKQSGGYIFAENNPGGGGASFTIYLPVHTAPEAAVAKLPVIKEKPADLWGTGTILVVEDEDMVRAIAERALTRQGYSVVTAENGEVALETIETMDKPDLLVSDVVMPVMDGPSMARKVRERWPDLPILFMSGYAEEQLRRSIDLDNVAFLPKPFSVQQLAEAVQEILVAK, encoded by the coding sequence ATGGCTAGTCTGCCCGACGCCGAACTGCCCAAGCCGTCGCTGCTGCTGCCGATCGCGGCAGTGGTGGTAACCGGCGTCGCGGCGGCCGGTGTCATTCTCGCCAGTCTCAACGATCGCGTCATCGCGATGGGTTTTCTTGCCGCGGCGTTGCTCGCAGCCGGGGTGATGCTGGCGATGGGGCGGCTGTTCCGATCGCCGACCACGAGCATCGAACGCTATACTGACTGGGCAATCGCGCATGCGCTGGCCTCGGCGAGCGACGATGCGCTGGCGGTGACCGACCGCAGCGGCCGCCTGGTTTGCGCCAATCCGCGCTACGAGGCGCTGTTCGGCGGGTGGCCCACCCCGCCCAGCCTGCCGATCGGCGAAGATGGCGAGCGCGCGTTGGGCGCTTGTGCCCGTGCCGCTTGGCGCGACGGCGAAAGCCGGTGCAGCGACATCCAGGTATTCGGCGCGCAGGTGGCGGTGCGCGTCGTGCGCGTCGGCGACGAATCACTGGTGTGGCGCTTCATCGGCATCCACGCGCTCGATCTTGCCGTGCAGGTGCAGGGACTGCTTGCGGGACCGACCGGCGATCGGCTGGGCGGGGCAGGGGTGATGGTAGTGCTGGTCGCGCCCGATGGCCGTATCCGCTCGGCCAATCGCGTGTTCCGCTACCGAGCGCTCGGCAGCGCCGATGCCATCACCGATGGCCGCGACTTCGCCAGGCTGCTCATCACCGACTCGATCGGCCAGGTGCGATTCGAGCGGGAAGGCATGGAAGGTACGCCGCTCCGCGTGCTGCAGATCCCGTTCCTCGAAGGCGACGAGGCTCCGCTGCTCGTGGCGCTGCTCGATGAGGAGCCGACCGCGATTGCCAGCCCGGCGCTTGCCGGCAGCGCCTCGGCGCATGTGCATTCGCTGATCTCGCTGCTCCCCACGGGTCTCGCGCTGATCGACCGCGATGGCCGCTTCCTGACGATGAACGATGCGTTCGTCCGCACGGCGCGGGTTCATCCCGCTGCCCCGCCGCTGTATCCGGGCGATCTGGTGGTGCGCGAGGACAAGGCGACGCTGGCGGACGCGGTCCGGCGGTTCGCCGGCGGTGCGCCGCAGTCGCTCGAGATCACCGTCCGGCTGAAGGATGCGGCGGAAGAGCCGGTGGCGATCACCATTGCCGGCGCGCGCGGGCTGGGTGATGCGGCCGTGCTGCTAAGTCTGCGAGACTCGGGCGAGGAGGGCAAGCTCAAGCGCCAGATCGCCCAGGCGACCAAGATGCAGGCGGTGGGCCAGCTCGCCGGCGGCGTCGCGCACGACTTCAACAACATCCTGACGGCGATCATCGGGCACTGCGACCTGATGCTCATGCGCCATTCGCCCGGCGACAGCGACTATGACGATATCCAGCAGATCCGCGCCAACTCGAATCGCGCTGCCAGCCTGACCCGCCAGCTGCTTGCCTTCTCGCGCCAGCAGACGCTGCGCCCGCAGGTGCTGCAGCTGCCCGACATCATCTCCGAGGTTTCCAACCTGCTCAAGCGGCTGCTCGGCGAGACGGTGTCGCTCGACGTCAAGCATGGTCGCAACCTCGGTCCGGTGCGCGCCGATCCGGGGCAGCTCGAACAGGTAGTGGTCAACCTCGCGGTCAACGCACGCGACTCGATGATCAGCAAGAATCCCAGTGGCGGCGGGTCGCTGACGATCGAGACGCTCGCGGTCTCCTCCGCCGATGTCCGGCGGATGGACGACGACGTGCTGCCCGTGGGCGACTATACCGCGCTGCGCATTTCGGACACCGGCACCGGCATTCCGCCCGAAATCCTTCCGAAGATCTGGGAGCCGTTCTTCACCACCAAGGAAGTGGGCAAGGGGACGGGGCTGGGCCTTTCCACGGTCTACGGCATCATCAAGCAGTCGGGCGGGTATATCTTTGCCGAGAACAATCCGGGCGGGGGCGGTGCATCGTTCACCATCTATCTTCCGGTGCATACCGCGCCCGAGGCGGCGGTGGCCAAGCTGCCGGTGATCAAGGAAAAGCCTGCCGATCTCTGGGGCACCGGCACCATCCTCGTCGTCGAGGACGAGGACATGGTCCGCGCCATCGCCGAGCGCGCGTTGACCCGGCAGGGCTATTCGGTGGTCACCGCCGAAAATGGTGAAGTCGCGCTTGAAACGATCGAGACGATGGACAAGCCCGATCTGCTGGTGTCCGATGTCGTCATGCCGGTGATGGATGGGCCCAGCATGGCACGCAAGGTCCGCGAGCGCTGGCCCGACCTTCCGATCCTGTTCATGTCCGGCTATGCCGAGGAACAATTGCGCCGCTCGATCGATCTCGACAATGTCGCCTTTCTCCCGAAACCCTTTTCTGTGCAACAACTTGCAGAAGCGGTTCAGGAGATCCTGGTGGCCAAATAA
- a CDS encoding DUF2062 domain-containing protein: MAAPGRLRRLADKAIPSRESIATNRWLKPVAGRVMHASLWRFTRRSVPRGVALGMLTGILVPMGQIPASAILALPLRANIPAAAATTFLTNPFTTPPLWIAAYGLGSWMLGVHVGRDVFEGDAAAWLGWLVHHGGPALLTGLVTLAVAFAVLGYVGSGLLWRWWIVRKRKRRLQHRGTGV; this comes from the coding sequence ATGGCCGCGCCGGGCCGCCTGCGTCGCCTGGCGGACAAGGCGATCCCCAGCCGAGAGTCGATTGCGACCAATCGCTGGCTGAAGCCCGTGGCGGGCCGGGTGATGCATGCGTCGCTGTGGCGCTTCACCCGCCGCTCGGTGCCGCGGGGCGTGGCGCTGGGCATGCTGACCGGCATCCTGGTGCCGATGGGGCAGATCCCGGCCTCCGCCATCCTCGCGCTCCCGTTGCGGGCGAACATCCCGGCCGCAGCCGCCACAACCTTTCTCACCAACCCCTTCACGACGCCGCCGCTGTGGATCGCCGCCTATGGCCTCGGCAGCTGGATGCTGGGCGTACATGTCGGGCGGGACGTATTCGAAGGGGATGCGGCGGCCTGGCTCGGCTGGCTGGTGCACCATGGCGGTCCCGCGCTGCTGACGGGACTGGTCACGCTGGCGGTGGCGTTTGCCGTGCTCGGCTATGTCGGCAGCGGTCTGCTGTGGCGCTGGTGGATCGTCCGCAAGCGAAAGCGCAGGCTGCAGCACCGCGGCACGGGCGTCTGA
- the smpB gene encoding SsrA-binding protein SmpB codes for MARPRPQEFDKVKTVAENRRARFDYFIEQVYEAGLVLTGTEVKSLRFGEGSIAEAYAEIKSDAVWLVNANIPEFSHGNRFNHEPKRPRKLLLNERQINKLHGAVAREGMTLVPLSVYFNGKGRAKVELALAKGKKTHDKRETIKERDWKREQSRILRDRG; via the coding sequence ATGGCCCGTCCACGTCCCCAGGAATTCGACAAGGTAAAGACCGTCGCCGAGAACCGGCGCGCGCGTTTCGACTATTTCATCGAGCAGGTCTATGAGGCCGGCCTGGTGCTCACCGGCACCGAGGTGAAGTCGCTGCGCTTCGGCGAGGGTTCGATCGCCGAGGCCTATGCGGAGATCAAGAGCGACGCGGTTTGGCTGGTCAACGCCAACATCCCCGAGTTCAGCCACGGCAACCGCTTCAATCACGAGCCCAAGCGCCCGCGCAAGCTGCTGCTCAACGAGCGCCAGATCAACAAGCTGCACGGTGCCGTCGCCCGCGAGGGCATGACGCTGGTCCCGCTGTCGGTCTATTTCAACGGCAAGGGGCGTGCGAAGGTCGAGCTCGCGCTGGCGAAGGGCAAGAAGACGCATGACAAGCGCGAGACCATCAAGGAACGCGACTGGAAGCGCGAACAGTCGCGCATCCTCCGCGACCGCGGCTGA
- the dapA gene encoding 4-hydroxy-tetrahydrodipicolinate synthase, producing MFSGSIPALVTPFRNGAFAEEDFRALVEWQITEGSSALVPCGTTGEAATMPKDEHFHIVRVCADQAKGRAKILAGAGSNDTKVAIDNVQAAKDAGADAALMVPPYYNRPSQEGIFRHFAAVAEATDLPIVLYNVPGRTVTDIQPATMARIVQAFPETFVGVKDATGSLSRVSEQRSGCGTGFVQLSGNDETALAFNAMGGVGCVSVTANVAPKLCAEFQAAWAAGDHAKALALHDKLYPLHIAMFTDASPGPVKYAMGRVRPGFPQELRLPMTEAGEASRKAVDAALAFAGLA from the coding sequence ATGTTTTCTGGATCGATCCCTGCGCTCGTCACGCCGTTCCGTAACGGCGCGTTCGCGGAGGAGGATTTCCGCGCGCTCGTCGAATGGCAGATTACCGAAGGCTCGTCGGCGCTGGTGCCCTGCGGCACCACCGGCGAGGCCGCGACCATGCCCAAGGACGAGCATTTCCACATCGTACGGGTCTGTGCCGACCAGGCGAAAGGCCGGGCAAAGATCCTCGCCGGCGCCGGCTCGAACGACACCAAGGTGGCGATCGACAACGTTCAGGCGGCAAAGGACGCCGGTGCCGACGCGGCGCTTATGGTGCCGCCTTATTACAACCGCCCAAGCCAGGAAGGCATTTTCCGTCACTTCGCCGCGGTGGCCGAGGCGACCGACCTGCCGATCGTGCTCTACAACGTCCCCGGCCGCACCGTCACCGACATCCAGCCCGCCACCATGGCGCGGATCGTGCAAGCGTTTCCGGAAACCTTCGTCGGCGTGAAGGACGCGACCGGCAGCCTCAGCCGCGTGTCCGAGCAGCGCTCGGGCTGCGGCACCGGCTTCGTCCAACTCTCGGGCAATGACGAGACCGCGCTGGCGTTCAACGCGATGGGGGGCGTCGGCTGCGTGTCCGTGACGGCGAACGTCGCCCCGAAGCTGTGTGCCGAGTTCCAGGCGGCCTGGGCCGCAGGCGACCACGCCAAGGCGCTGGCGCTCCACGACAAGCTCTATCCGCTGCACATCGCCATGTTCACCGATGCCTCGCCGGGGCCGGTGAAGTACGCGATGGGCCGGGTGCGTCCCGGCTTCCCGCAGGAATTGCGCCTGCCGATGACCGAAGCGGGCGAAGCGAGCCGAAAGGCCGTCGACGCTGCACTGGCGTTCGCCGGGCTGGCCTGA
- a CDS encoding transglycosylase SLT domain-containing protein has protein sequence MVGTVLKGALVFAGVSGLAASSQVTPAMLAALAGGFVPQAQAQYDPVSTALVEWKRLQQSDNYAFSDYANFLLAHPGWPGEKSRRAAAETILDSGATMPDLAVRFFTRFPPITPAGRLRYAEALAATGRRAEAEDQARRAWRAGILRTADESKLLTTFGTALRPADHDAREDMLLWQGATSIATRQLVYTSPELRPVFDARIAYRTNAYDAVTKASLADARGGADHGYIADRARWLGQTGQSQLMRSYLAQPRRMAGFPGDPEKWYEVLLSAARGALADGQYDLAYRIASQVDDAFPSGTDVSDLSLGVRDDYTSLTWLAGTVAMYNLGRPNDAVAMFARYGHGSKTPGTQSKGLYWAGRAAEAAGNATSARTYYASAGGFPDLFYGQLAVERLGQPLRGPRDLTGKTASPGARDAFYRSELVRAAQLLGQMGNRSDQSLFLRKIAEDATTEDDHLLAADLSRTLGRPDLGVMVGRSALQNGLSDYSAAGYPSVKVPEGQRDYWTIIHAIARQESQFNRDAVSRAGARGLMQLMPGTARETSLKIGRSYDPGALNADTDYNIELGSSYFQRMLNYYGGCYPLAVAAYNAGPGNVNKWLNAYGDPRLPGGDMVRWIEQIPIFETKNYVQRVLENAVVYDLMNPSYARSKGTANLSWYLGKSRPG, from the coding sequence ATGGTCGGTACGGTACTCAAAGGCGCGTTGGTGTTCGCCGGTGTTTCGGGACTGGCGGCCTCCTCGCAGGTGACCCCTGCGATGCTGGCGGCCTTGGCGGGTGGCTTCGTGCCGCAGGCGCAGGCCCAATATGATCCGGTGAGCACCGCGCTGGTCGAATGGAAGCGGCTGCAGCAGTCGGACAATTACGCCTTTTCCGATTATGCCAATTTCCTGCTCGCGCATCCCGGCTGGCCTGGCGAAAAGAGCCGCCGCGCGGCCGCCGAGACGATACTCGACAGCGGCGCGACCATGCCGGACCTCGCCGTCCGCTTCTTCACCCGCTTCCCGCCGATCACGCCTGCCGGCCGGCTGCGCTATGCCGAGGCGCTCGCCGCCACCGGCCGCCGCGCCGAGGCGGAGGACCAGGCACGCCGCGCCTGGCGCGCGGGCATCCTGCGCACCGCCGACGAGAGCAAGCTGCTCACGACCTTCGGCACCGCGCTCCGCCCCGCCGATCACGACGCGCGCGAGGACATGCTGCTCTGGCAGGGCGCGACCAGCATCGCGACGCGGCAACTTGTTTATACCTCACCCGAGCTTCGCCCGGTGTTCGATGCGCGCATCGCCTATCGCACCAACGCCTATGATGCGGTGACCAAGGCGAGCCTCGCCGATGCGCGCGGCGGCGCCGACCATGGCTATATCGCCGATCGCGCGCGCTGGCTGGGGCAGACCGGCCAGAGCCAGCTGATGCGCTCCTACCTTGCCCAACCGCGCCGCATGGCCGGTTTCCCGGGCGATCCGGAGAAATGGTACGAGGTGCTGCTTTCGGCCGCGCGCGGTGCGCTGGCGGACGGGCAATACGACTTGGCCTATCGCATCGCTTCGCAGGTCGATGACGCCTTCCCGTCGGGTACCGATGTCAGCGACCTCTCGCTCGGGGTGCGCGACGATTATACCAGCCTCACCTGGCTCGCCGGGACGGTGGCGATGTACAATCTGGGGCGGCCGAATGACGCGGTTGCCATGTTCGCCCGCTATGGACACGGCTCCAAGACGCCGGGCACCCAGTCGAAGGGGCTGTACTGGGCGGGGCGTGCCGCCGAAGCCGCGGGCAATGCGACCAGCGCGCGCACCTATTATGCCAGCGCCGGCGGCTTCCCCGACCTGTTCTACGGCCAGCTCGCCGTGGAGCGCTTGGGGCAGCCGCTCCGTGGTCCGCGCGACCTCACCGGCAAGACGGCGTCGCCCGGAGCGCGCGACGCTTTCTACCGCAGCGAGCTCGTCCGCGCCGCCCAACTGCTCGGCCAGATGGGCAACCGCAGTGACCAGAGCCTTTTCCTCCGCAAGATCGCCGAGGACGCGACGACCGAGGACGACCATCTCCTCGCCGCTGATCTCAGCCGTACGCTCGGCCGCCCGGACCTGGGGGTGATGGTCGGGCGGAGCGCGCTCCAGAACGGCCTGTCGGACTATAGCGCCGCGGGCTATCCGTCGGTGAAGGTGCCCGAGGGGCAGCGCGACTATTGGACGATCATCCACGCGATCGCCCGCCAGGAAAGCCAGTTCAACCGCGATGCGGTCAGCCGCGCTGGTGCCCGCGGGCTGATGCAGTTGATGCCCGGCACTGCGCGCGAGACCTCGCTCAAGATCGGCAGGAGCTACGATCCGGGCGCGCTCAATGCGGATACCGACTACAATATCGAGCTCGGCTCTAGCTACTTCCAGCGAATGCTGAACTATTACGGCGGCTGCTATCCGCTGGCGGTCGCCGCCTACAATGCCGGCCCCGGCAATGTGAACAAGTGGCTCAACGCCTATGGCGACCCGCGCCTTCCCGGCGGCGACATGGTCCGCTGGATCGAGCAGATCCCGATCTTCGAGACCAAGAACTATGTCCAGCGCGTGCTGGAAAACGCCGTCGTCTACGACCTGATGAACCCCTCCTATGCGCGCAGCAAGGGGACGGCGAACCTCAGCTGGTATCTGGGCAAGAGCCGGCCGGGCTGA
- the greB gene encoding transcription elongation factor GreB has translation MNDRPNYITPAGYAALKAEYDQLFGQERPKLVETISWAAGNGDRSENGDYIYGRKRLREIDRRLGFLARRMKAAKVVDPSRQEDRSGVFFGACVTIADEDDNHRTLTLVGDDEADAGKGLVGWNAPLARALRGARIGDLRRVTLPAGEREYEVIAITYP, from the coding sequence ATGAACGATCGCCCCAACTATATCACCCCCGCCGGCTATGCCGCGCTTAAGGCCGAGTATGACCAGCTGTTCGGGCAGGAACGCCCCAAGCTGGTCGAGACCATCTCCTGGGCGGCGGGCAATGGCGATCGTTCGGAGAATGGCGACTATATCTACGGCCGCAAGCGGCTGCGCGAGATCGATCGGCGGCTGGGCTTCCTCGCCCGGCGGATGAAGGCAGCCAAGGTCGTCGATCCAAGCCGGCAGGAGGATCGCAGCGGCGTGTTCTTCGGCGCCTGCGTGACCATCGCCGACGAGGACGACAACCACCGCACGCTCACGCTGGTCGGCGACGACGAGGCCGATGCCGGCAAGGGGCTGGTCGGCTGGAACGCCCCGCTCGCCCGGGCGCTGCGCGGCGCGCGCATCGGCGACCTGCGCCGCGTCACGCTCCCCGCGGGCGAGCGCGAATATGAAGTGATAGCGATCACCTATCCCTGA